From a single Coriobacteriaceae bacterium genomic region:
- the rpsO gene encoding 30S ribosomal protein S15: MTVSKERKAELTAQFGNTPVDTGNPKVQVAILSERIKELTEHMKSHQKDFHTRRGLLMLVGRRRRLLSYIKKNDIVEYRELIKALGIRDNIQ; encoded by the coding sequence ATGACTGTTTCCAAAGAGCGCAAGGCGGAGCTGACTGCCCAGTTCGGTAACACCCCGGTCGACACCGGCAACCCCAAGGTTCAGGTCGCCATTCTGTCCGAGCGCATCAAGGAGCTGACCGAGCACATGAAGTCCCACCAGAAGGACTTCCACACCCGTCGTGGCCTGCTCATGCTCGTCGGCCGTCGTCGTCGTCTTCTCTCCTACATCAAGAAGAACGACATCGTCGAGTACCGTGAGCTCATCAAGGCTCTGGGCATCCGCGACAACATCCAGTAG
- the recO gene encoding DNA repair protein RecO, with product MAGSRTYRTKVLVLDKTKLKETDLILTMLDERGRQVRAVAKGARKPGGRLAARCELFCTVDMLLAHGRSLDVVSQAELMEAPLGAAPDYETTCAASAIAEVARVCSFEDAEDPFTFAITQRALALVGSGLDTAHMDLLVAAYVFKLLSHVGYRPDFSACVLCGDPMLSYFSPQAGGLMCGSCASSVPGAELVSAGEVAWLRALMSMTFDALMAEKIDPHTAAFLLGLSHVWAATHTDQRLRAMEFMLGR from the coding sequence ATGGCAGGCTCCCGGACATATCGCACCAAGGTGCTCGTCCTCGACAAGACGAAGCTCAAAGAGACCGACCTGATCCTGACGATGCTTGACGAGCGGGGACGGCAGGTTCGTGCAGTGGCAAAGGGCGCCCGCAAACCCGGTGGGCGCCTGGCTGCGCGCTGCGAGCTGTTCTGTACCGTCGATATGCTGCTCGCACATGGACGGTCACTCGACGTGGTTTCTCAGGCCGAGCTTATGGAGGCGCCGCTCGGCGCTGCGCCCGATTACGAGACGACCTGCGCCGCAAGCGCGATCGCCGAGGTCGCGCGCGTGTGCTCGTTCGAGGACGCCGAGGACCCGTTTACCTTTGCCATAACGCAGCGAGCGCTTGCGCTGGTGGGCAGCGGGCTTGACACGGCACATATGGACCTACTTGTGGCGGCATATGTCTTTAAGCTGCTATCGCACGTTGGCTATCGTCCCGATTTTTCGGCCTGCGTGCTGTGCGGAGACCCCATGCTGTCGTATTTTTCGCCCCAGGCGGGCGGTCTCATGTGCGGGTCGTGCGCGTCGAGCGTTCCGGGTGCCGAGCTGGTGTCGGCCGGTGAGGTCGCGTGGCTGCGCGCCCTCATGTCCATGACCTTCGATGCGCTCATGGCCGAGAAAATTGACCCGCATACGGCGGCGTTCTTGCTCGGGCTTTCGCATGTGTGGGCGGCGACGCACACCGACCAGCGCCTCCGTGCGATGGAATTCATGTTGGGTCGGTGA
- a CDS encoding MiaB/RimO family radical SAM methylthiotransferase: MLAPHISVVNLGCRVNRVESDRITADLMRLGFAIVEPQDADLIVINTCAVTGEAEAKTRKAVRHALAHPNEPYVVVTGCVVNLHPEELSELSDRVIAEPSKIDVAERVCEVLGVESDSVPACSDGEVVDALGRSRLGVKIQDGCNHRCTYCIVWKARGPERSVPVESVLEQVREAQEAGVPEVVLTGVNLGAYDGKSATDEHVEIDELLEAIMERTSIPHVRISSVEPMDISERLLKVMARFPQRIAPFLHLPVQSGCTATLHRMGRPYSAEAFEDTVRMIRANLPQASLSCDVIVGFPGETDEEFEESLALCRRVGFSRMHVFRYSKRPGTLAADMPDQVPPEVMAERSRRMRAAAQELAIADARRRVGTVERAVLEYGDNLTLGSFHHARLDDTCGLTAPCLLDVAIIGVDDSGLVHARREVHGSLED, encoded by the coding sequence GTGCTCGCACCCCATATTTCCGTCGTCAACCTCGGCTGCCGTGTCAACCGGGTTGAGTCTGACCGTATCACTGCCGATCTTATGCGCTTGGGCTTTGCTATTGTGGAGCCCCAGGATGCCGATCTGATCGTCATTAACACTTGTGCCGTTACGGGCGAGGCCGAGGCCAAGACCCGTAAGGCCGTCCGTCATGCGCTGGCCCATCCAAACGAGCCCTATGTGGTCGTGACCGGATGCGTGGTCAATTTGCATCCCGAGGAGCTGTCGGAGCTTTCGGATCGCGTGATTGCCGAGCCGTCCAAGATAGATGTCGCCGAACGTGTCTGCGAGGTGCTGGGTGTTGAGTCCGATAGCGTTCCCGCCTGCAGCGATGGCGAGGTGGTCGATGCGCTCGGTCGCTCTCGCCTGGGCGTGAAGATTCAGGATGGCTGCAACCATCGCTGCACCTATTGCATTGTGTGGAAGGCGCGCGGCCCCGAGCGCTCCGTGCCCGTCGAGTCCGTGCTCGAGCAAGTTCGCGAGGCCCAGGAGGCCGGCGTGCCCGAGGTGGTGCTGACCGGTGTGAACCTGGGTGCCTACGATGGCAAGAGCGCGACCGACGAGCACGTCGAAATCGATGAGCTGCTCGAGGCCATCATGGAGCGCACGTCTATTCCGCATGTGCGCATTTCCTCGGTCGAGCCCATGGATATCTCCGAGCGCCTGCTTAAGGTTATGGCGCGCTTTCCGCAGCGTATCGCCCCGTTTTTGCACCTGCCCGTGCAGTCCGGCTGCACGGCGACCCTGCATCGCATGGGCCGTCCCTATAGTGCGGAGGCCTTTGAGGACACGGTGCGTATGATTCGCGCCAATCTGCCGCAGGCGTCACTTTCTTGCGACGTTATTGTCGGCTTCCCTGGCGAGACGGACGAGGAGTTCGAGGAGTCGCTGGCGCTGTGCCGCCGTGTGGGTTTCTCGCGTATGCACGTGTTCCGCTACAGCAAGCGTCCCGGTACCCTTGCTGCCGACATGCCCGACCAGGTTCCGCCCGAGGTTATGGCCGAGCGCAGCCGCCGTATGCGGGCCGCTGCACAGGAGCTCGCTATTGCCGACGCTCGCCGTCGCGTGGGCACGGTCGAGCGTGCCGTGCTCGAGTATGGCGACAACCTGACGCTCGGCTCGTTCCATCATGCCCGTCTTGACGATACCTGTGGACTTACAGCCCCGTGCCTGCTCGATGTTGCTATCATCGGAGTCGATGATTCCGGCTTGGTCCATGCACGCAGGGAGGTTCATGGAAGCCTCGAAGATTAG
- the dusB gene encoding tRNA dihydrouridine synthase DusB produces MALSEYSKRLLGAYAEQPFLMAPMAGVTDPAYRIMCRRRGANLAYSEMVSVAGLAYASNKTWRLVLPADEEQQICVQLFGSKPEQFASAVAAVEERVGDRLSLIDINMACPARKVVTKGEGSALMRTPDLAEKIVEAAVGAAHVPVTVKIRKGFYAEDRNAATFAQMLESAGAAAVAVHGRCATQLYTGQADWSVVDEVADAVEIPVIGSGDVFSAEDAAEHLHGSGASAVFIARGIYGNPWVFGDARALALDGTPVPSRSSVERLEALREHLTLTHELLPLMSRARTYASWYLKGMPHAAAWRAQVVRCSTYEEFMALVDDIERDVVACEAALAAGESVPAHPLEA; encoded by the coding sequence ATGGCGCTTTCTGAATACAGCAAGCGGCTGCTGGGTGCCTATGCCGAGCAGCCGTTCCTTATGGCTCCCATGGCGGGCGTGACCGACCCCGCCTATCGCATCATGTGTCGCCGCCGCGGTGCCAACCTTGCCTACAGCGAGATGGTGAGCGTGGCGGGTCTTGCCTATGCCAGCAACAAGACCTGGCGCCTGGTGCTACCGGCCGACGAGGAGCAGCAGATTTGCGTGCAGCTCTTTGGCTCCAAGCCCGAGCAGTTTGCGAGCGCCGTCGCCGCCGTCGAGGAGCGCGTTGGCGATCGCCTGTCATTGATTGATATCAACATGGCTTGTCCGGCGCGCAAGGTCGTTACCAAGGGCGAGGGCTCGGCGCTTATGCGCACGCCCGATCTGGCCGAGAAGATCGTCGAGGCGGCGGTGGGCGCGGCACATGTGCCCGTGACTGTAAAGATCCGCAAGGGCTTTTATGCCGAGGACCGCAATGCCGCGACATTTGCCCAGATGCTTGAGAGTGCAGGGGCTGCCGCAGTCGCCGTGCATGGTCGTTGCGCCACGCAGCTCTACACGGGCCAGGCCGATTGGTCGGTCGTCGATGAGGTTGCCGACGCTGTCGAGATTCCCGTGATTGGTTCGGGCGATGTGTTCTCGGCCGAGGACGCTGCTGAGCATCTGCACGGCTCGGGTGCCAGCGCGGTGTTTATCGCGCGCGGCATCTACGGCAATCCGTGGGTGTTCGGCGATGCCCGAGCCCTTGCACTCGATGGCACGCCGGTTCCTTCTCGCTCCTCGGTCGAGCGCCTGGAGGCTCTGCGCGAGCACCTGACGTTGACGCACGAGCTTCTGCCGCTCATGTCGCGTGCCCGCACGTACGCAAGCTGGTACTTAAAGGGCATGCCCCATGCCGCCGCCTGGCGCGCTCAGGTGGTGCGTTGCTCTACGTACGAGGAGTTTATGGCGCTGGTCGATGATATCGAGCGCGACGTGGTGGCCTGCGAGGCCGCGCTTGCCGCCGGCGAGTCGGTGCCTGCTCATCCGCTGGAGGCCTAA
- the ybeY gene encoding rRNA maturation RNase YbeY, whose product MSVLISNDAELDTLLDAQEVEHICEVVLAAEGVEREVEISLSYVDEDEMHELNHEWRGIDRTTDVLSFECDSAFDDDIPADETLELGDIILAPQVIARQAPGFGNSPADECRLMLVHGMLHLLGYDHIEDDEAEVMEAREDAILRDLALERGEDPKLVHVGPITNHAHD is encoded by the coding sequence TTGAGTGTATTGATCAGCAACGATGCCGAGCTCGATACGCTGCTCGACGCGCAGGAGGTAGAGCACATCTGCGAGGTCGTGCTTGCCGCCGAGGGCGTTGAACGTGAAGTCGAGATTTCCCTTTCGTATGTCGACGAGGACGAGATGCACGAGCTCAACCACGAGTGGCGCGGTATCGACCGCACCACCGATGTGCTCTCGTTTGAGTGCGATTCGGCCTTTGACGATGACATTCCCGCCGATGAGACGCTCGAGCTCGGCGATATTATCTTGGCCCCGCAGGTTATTGCCCGTCAGGCCCCCGGTTTTGGCAATAGCCCTGCTGACGAGTGCCGTCTGATGCTCGTACACGGCATGCTGCACCTGCTGGGCTATGACCACATCGAGGACGACGAGGCCGAGGTCATGGAGGCCCGCGAGGACGCCATCCTGCGCGATCTGGCGCTCGAGCGCGGCGAGGACCCCAAGCTAGTCCATGTCGGCCCCATCACCAACCACGCCCACGACTAG
- the dnaJ gene encoding molecular chaperone DnaJ, with protein MSENRDYYEVLGVDRDADARTIKRAFLKKARTVHPDVSDDPEAEAKFKELNEAYSVLSDEQKRANYDRYGTADGPGGSGYVDINDIFGGMGMDDLFSSFFGGGAGGGARSRRERRRGRDMAISLSVTLEEAALGCKKTISYDRLAPCEDCNGTGRAEGAQEKQCGRCHGTGYVTTVQRSFLGQVQSSSPCPDCHGEGTIIDHPCETCDGQGRTPSHEKIDIDIPAGVSTGRQLRVSGFGEAGLRGEPSGDLIVNVRVADHERFKRNGDDLYLVSDISIAQAALGCEIEVEGIMPDEVVKVTVPAGAQYGDTVSVNNYGMPRIGGGGSRGRLIVQLRVVVPTNLSNKQRELLRAFADEMGDDVASGKKSVTDRIKSALDDILD; from the coding sequence GTGTCGGAAAATAGGGATTACTACGAGGTGCTTGGCGTCGACAGGGATGCCGACGCGCGGACGATTAAGCGTGCGTTTCTAAAGAAGGCCCGTACCGTACATCCGGATGTTTCGGACGACCCCGAGGCCGAGGCCAAGTTCAAGGAGCTCAACGAGGCCTATTCCGTTCTTTCCGATGAGCAGAAGCGTGCTAACTACGACCGTTACGGCACTGCCGACGGCCCTGGTGGTTCGGGCTACGTCGATATCAACGATATCTTTGGTGGCATGGGCATGGACGACTTGTTCTCGTCGTTCTTTGGCGGCGGTGCCGGCGGTGGCGCCCGCAGCCGTCGTGAGCGTCGTCGCGGACGAGACATGGCCATCTCGCTTTCGGTGACGCTCGAGGAGGCGGCGCTCGGCTGCAAAAAGACAATCAGCTATGACCGCCTTGCTCCTTGCGAGGACTGCAATGGCACCGGTAGGGCAGAGGGCGCACAGGAAAAGCAGTGCGGCCGCTGCCACGGTACGGGCTACGTCACGACGGTTCAGCGTTCGTTCCTGGGTCAGGTTCAGTCTTCCTCGCCTTGCCCCGACTGCCATGGCGAGGGCACGATTATCGATCATCCCTGCGAGACCTGCGACGGTCAAGGCCGCACGCCTTCGCACGAAAAGATCGACATCGATATTCCCGCCGGCGTTTCGACCGGTCGCCAGCTGCGCGTGAGCGGCTTTGGCGAGGCCGGCCTTCGCGGCGAGCCTTCGGGCGACCTGATTGTCAACGTGCGCGTTGCCGACCATGAGCGCTTTAAGCGCAACGGGGACGACCTGTACCTGGTGAGCGATATCTCGATTGCGCAGGCTGCGCTCGGCTGCGAGATCGAGGTCGAGGGCATTATGCCCGACGAGGTCGTTAAGGTGACGGTTCCCGCCGGCGCCCAGTACGGCGACACCGTGAGCGTCAATAATTACGGCATGCCGCGCATTGGCGGTGGCGGTTCGCGTGGCCGCCTGATCGTGCAACTGCGCGTGGTCGTTCCCACCAATCTTTCCAATAAGCAGCGCGAGCTGCTCCGTGCTTTTGCCGATGAGATGGGCGATGACGTCGCTTCCGGTAAGAAGTCGGTGACCGACCGTATCAAGAGTGCCCTCGACGATATCCTCGATTAA
- the era gene encoding GTPase Era produces MSDNMQSADEVLDDEVLDEAEGADSFDEAEEFDPFEGMSDEELDALCDEDDNLAGFGDVEPGFRSGFVALVGRPNAGKSTLLNACYGKKVAITSPVAQTTRRRMRAVVNRPGYQLVFVDTPGIHKPKDGLGSELNKSALFELNDVDVVAFLIDATKPIGRGDAWVAERVKNARSKKVLVLTKADEADPAQVMEQLKAAHELMEYDDEIVTSSVKNFNVDAFIETVAHFLPEGPRWFPEDMGTDASDETLVAEFVREKVLRRTRDEIPHSVGVICDALEQTKKVLRVHATIYVEREGQKGIIIGKGGEMIKHIGIDARRDLERIFGTQVFLELDVKVKAGWRDDEAQIRRFGYNAED; encoded by the coding sequence ATGTCCGACAATATGCAGTCTGCCGATGAAGTTTTGGATGACGAGGTCCTGGACGAGGCTGAAGGTGCCGATTCGTTTGACGAGGCCGAGGAGTTCGACCCGTTTGAGGGCATGAGCGATGAGGAGCTCGACGCCCTGTGCGACGAGGACGACAACCTCGCGGGCTTTGGCGACGTGGAGCCCGGTTTCCGCAGCGGCTTCGTGGCCCTTGTCGGCCGCCCCAACGCCGGCAAGTCCACGCTGCTCAACGCCTGCTATGGCAAAAAGGTCGCCATCACCTCGCCGGTGGCCCAGACGACCCGCCGTCGCATGCGCGCCGTCGTCAATCGTCCTGGCTACCAGCTGGTTTTTGTCGATACCCCGGGTATCCATAAGCCTAAGGACGGTCTGGGGTCCGAGCTCAACAAGAGCGCGCTGTTCGAGCTGAACGATGTCGATGTCGTCGCGTTTTTGATTGATGCCACCAAGCCGATCGGCAGGGGAGACGCCTGGGTTGCCGAGCGCGTCAAGAATGCCCGTTCCAAGAAGGTTCTGGTGCTCACCAAGGCCGATGAAGCCGACCCTGCACAGGTTATGGAGCAGCTTAAGGCCGCCCACGAGCTCATGGAATATGACGATGAGATCGTGACGTCGTCGGTCAAGAACTTCAACGTCGATGCCTTCATCGAGACCGTTGCGCACTTTTTGCCCGAGGGTCCGCGTTGGTTCCCCGAGGACATGGGTACCGACGCTTCCGATGAGACGCTCGTTGCCGAGTTTGTGCGCGAGAAGGTCTTGCGCCGCACCCGTGATGAGATTCCGCACTCCGTTGGCGTGATCTGCGATGCGCTCGAGCAGACCAAGAAGGTGCTGCGCGTGCACGCCACCATTTACGTTGAGCGTGAGGGCCAAAAGGGCATCATCATCGGCAAGGGCGGCGAGATGATCAAGCATATCGGTATCGACGCCCGTCGCGATCTTGAGCGCATCTTTGGCACGCAGGTCTTTTTGGAGCTGGACGTGAAGGTCAAGGCCGGCTGGCGTGACGACGAGGCCCAGATTCGCCGCTTTGGCTACAACGCCGAGGACTAA
- the hemW gene encoding radical SAM family heme chaperone HemW yields MAVTALYVHVPFCAQKCRYCDFDSRSFAACDLDAALDSYFEQLYARLDSFGDAGALAQVRTVYTGGGTPSLAGERLVELARRISMWCKPVEFTCEANPESLTAELATALAEAGVTRISLGVQTLDNTELAAIGRIHDANRALAAIATVKDAGLDASCDLMCGLPGQTAASWRSTLDGVLAAAPHHVSVYPLTLEEGTPLYRMACRDESLEPDEDFQAACMDVARQRLSSAGYHPYEVASYALDGHECAHNIAYWTGRGYLGLGRSAAGMLDDEDFDRLAGLFPGVAPRGDFHRVRLVQRDDAATMFDAEYLSRREAAAEDLMLACRMTRGFDSDLLVRASRVIPADELAAACDRALELGLATWVPEHGDTHARPIASVDVIAGRTCARLAPTHLGWLDGNVLFELFWDLA; encoded by the coding sequence GTGGCCGTTACCGCGCTGTACGTGCACGTGCCGTTTTGCGCTCAAAAGTGCCGGTACTGCGACTTTGACTCGCGCAGCTTTGCTGCGTGTGATTTGGATGCCGCGCTTGATTCCTATTTTGAGCAGTTGTATGCGCGCCTCGATTCCTTTGGCGACGCCGGGGCGCTTGCGCAGGTCCGCACGGTCTATACTGGCGGCGGCACGCCATCGCTGGCAGGGGAGCGCCTGGTGGAACTTGCCCGGCGTATCTCCATGTGGTGCAAACCCGTTGAATTTACTTGCGAAGCCAATCCTGAGTCCCTGACCGCTGAGCTCGCCACCGCGCTTGCCGAGGCGGGTGTCACGCGCATCTCTCTGGGCGTGCAAACCCTCGACAATACCGAGCTGGCTGCTATTGGCCGCATTCACGATGCCAATCGGGCACTTGCGGCTATCGCGACGGTGAAGGACGCTGGCCTCGATGCGTCGTGCGACCTGATGTGCGGCCTTCCCGGGCAGACGGCCGCAAGCTGGCGGAGCACGCTCGATGGCGTGCTGGCGGCGGCGCCGCATCATGTATCGGTGTACCCGCTCACGCTCGAGGAGGGCACACCACTCTATCGCATGGCATGCCGTGACGAGTCGCTTGAGCCCGATGAGGATTTCCAGGCCGCATGCATGGACGTTGCGCGCCAGCGGCTGAGTTCGGCCGGCTACCATCCGTATGAGGTGGCGAGCTACGCGCTCGATGGGCATGAATGTGCCCATAATATCGCCTACTGGACTGGTCGGGGCTACCTGGGCCTGGGTCGTTCTGCCGCGGGCATGCTCGACGACGAGGATTTCGACCGCTTGGCTGGACTGTTTCCCGGCGTGGCTCCCCGTGGTGACTTTCACCGCGTGCGTTTGGTACAACGCGACGATGCCGCGACGATGTTTGATGCCGAGTATCTGTCGCGGCGCGAGGCGGCGGCCGAGGACCTGATGCTCGCTTGTCGCATGACGCGCGGTTTTGATTCCGACCTGTTGGTTCGCGCGTCTCGTGTCATCCCTGCCGATGAACTGGCAGCGGCTTGTGATCGCGCTCTTGAGCTTGGGCTTGCCACTTGGGTGCCCGAGCACGGTGATACCCATGCGAGGCCTATCGCCTCTGTCGATGTCATCGCTGGCCGCACCTGTGCCCGTCTGGCGCCGACCCATCTGGGCTGGCTCGATGGAAATGTTCTGTTCGAGCTGTTTTGGGATCTAGCTTAG
- a CDS encoding DnaJ domain-containing protein: MATMNEKDYYEILGVSKDATSRDIQKAFQQKARKLHPDVNKEPDAEEKFKEVSEAYAVLSDEQKRARYDAMRSGNPFAGAPTASPYGGGYAGSAGYGNPFEGGFPFGGAWGQPRRGQAAYNPENGANVVVDIKLDAKEAKGGARKTVRYTRFDTCGHCGGSGSVSSEHAHTCPSCGGRGHIDVDLSFLFGAGTFQSVCPECGGSGKVVADPCPDCGGSGRTRVASEQTIEFPTGTHDGDEVRIGGMGHAGTNGASGGDLVGRAHVEAERLEGKARTGFYLMGIVAPFLVLSAISGVFSAFAVMCFIPFTMGLFMVLSDGVLHRSLLWWKRGAMQFANGFANGFMFALVSVWFASCSQRAMLSPYQMQ; encoded by the coding sequence ATGGCGACGATGAACGAAAAAGATTACTACGAGATTTTGGGTGTCTCCAAGGACGCCACCTCGCGTGATATACAGAAAGCCTTCCAGCAAAAGGCCCGCAAGCTCCATCCGGACGTCAACAAAGAACCGGATGCCGAGGAAAAGTTCAAAGAGGTTTCCGAGGCCTATGCTGTGCTTTCGGACGAGCAGAAGCGTGCGCGCTACGACGCCATGCGCTCGGGCAATCCCTTTGCCGGCGCTCCCACGGCTTCGCCCTATGGCGGCGGTTACGCCGGCAGCGCGGGCTACGGCAATCCCTTTGAGGGCGGCTTTCCCTTTGGTGGCGCCTGGGGTCAGCCGCGTCGCGGGCAGGCTGCCTATAATCCCGAGAACGGCGCCAACGTGGTCGTCGATATTAAGCTCGACGCCAAGGAGGCCAAGGGCGGTGCCCGCAAGACCGTCCGCTATACGCGCTTCGATACCTGTGGTCACTGCGGCGGTTCGGGCTCTGTTTCGTCCGAGCATGCACATACCTGTCCGAGCTGCGGCGGTCGCGGCCACATCGATGTCGACCTGTCCTTTCTGTTTGGTGCCGGCACGTTCCAGTCTGTCTGCCCTGAGTGCGGTGGCTCCGGTAAGGTCGTCGCCGACCCCTGTCCCGATTGCGGCGGCAGCGGGCGAACCCGTGTGGCCTCCGAGCAGACGATTGAGTTTCCCACCGGCACGCACGATGGCGACGAGGTCCGTATTGGCGGCATGGGTCACGCCGGCACCAACGGCGCCTCTGGCGGTGATCTGGTCGGTCGGGCCCATGTTGAAGCCGAGCGCTTGGAAGGCAAAGCTCGTACCGGTTTTTACCTGATGGGCATCGTAGCGCCGTTTTTGGTACTTTCGGCCATCTCGGGTGTGTTCTCGGCCTTTGCCGTGATGTGCTTTATTCCGTTTACCATGGGCCTGTTCATGGTGCTTTCGGACGGTGTGCTTCATCGCAGCCTGCTGTGGTGGAAGCGCGGTGCGATGCAGTTTGCCAACGGTTTTGCCAATGGCTTCATGTTCGCGCTCGTGTCGGTTTGGTTCGCAAGCTGCTCGCAACGGGCCATGCTTTCGCCGTACCAAATGCAATAA
- a CDS encoding diacylglycerol kinase family protein yields the protein MIPGSNKDHPSFLKSFSYAMEGFVTAVKTERNIKVMLVAGVCTVIAGCVVGLDIAEWATIIICCGLVIYGELCNTAMEAIVDLATQELHPLAKRAKDIAAASVYILSITAAIVGVLVFAHALGFI from the coding sequence ATGATTCCCGGATCGAACAAGGACCATCCGTCCTTCTTAAAGTCGTTTTCCTACGCCATGGAGGGCTTCGTCACCGCCGTCAAGACCGAGCGCAACATTAAGGTCATGCTCGTTGCGGGCGTGTGCACCGTCATTGCCGGCTGCGTCGTGGGGCTCGACATTGCCGAGTGGGCCACGATTATCATCTGTTGCGGCCTGGTGATTTACGGCGAGCTGTGCAACACCGCTATGGAGGCTATCGTCGACCTAGCGACCCAGGAGCTCCATCCGCTGGCCAAGCGTGCGAAGGACATCGCCGCCGCCTCTGTATACATTCTTTCCATCACCGCCGCGATTGTGGGCGTGCTGGTATTTGCCCACGCGCTCGGCTTTATTTAG
- a CDS encoding PhoH family protein has protein sequence MEASKIRLTVPEGIDPSRVLGAGDGVLRALESLVRAHVVARGDSISVSGDPDEVELVVRFFEHAFCEAAAGRTLSADDVSRCLAVLRDGEHEATSLRDDVLLSYRGRVIRPKTLGQKRYVDAIRTHTITFGLGPAGTGKTYLAMALAVAALKRHEVGRLILTRPVVEAGENLGFLPGTLEEKIDPYMRPLYDALFDMMDRERTDELMERGVIEIAPLAYMRGRTLSDAFVVLDEAQNTTPEQMKMFLTRLGFNSKFVITGDLSQRDLVGRRGGLADVEQILGRVDDVAFSHLERADVVRHALVGRIVEAYDAYDDVREKRVRDRKESR, from the coding sequence ATGGAAGCCTCGAAGATTAGACTTACCGTTCCCGAGGGGATTGATCCCTCGCGCGTTTTGGGCGCCGGCGACGGCGTCCTTCGTGCGCTCGAGAGTTTGGTTCGCGCTCATGTGGTCGCCCGTGGCGATAGCATCTCCGTGAGCGGCGACCCGGACGAGGTCGAACTCGTGGTGCGCTTTTTCGAGCACGCTTTTTGCGAGGCGGCCGCCGGGCGCACGCTGTCTGCCGACGATGTCTCTCGCTGCCTGGCCGTCTTGCGCGACGGTGAGCACGAGGCTACGTCGCTTCGCGATGACGTGCTGCTTTCGTATCGCGGCCGCGTCATTCGCCCCAAGACGCTCGGCCAAAAGCGCTATGTGGATGCCATCCGCACGCATACCATCACGTTTGGCCTGGGTCCTGCCGGCACCGGTAAGACCTATCTGGCCATGGCGCTCGCCGTTGCCGCGCTCAAGCGTCACGAGGTGGGCCGTCTGATCTTGACGCGTCCGGTTGTCGAGGCGGGGGAGAATCTGGGCTTTTTGCCCGGCACCCTCGAGGAAAAGATCGATCCCTACATGCGTCCGCTTTACGACGCCCTTTTTGACATGATGGATCGCGAGCGCACCGATGAGCTTATGGAGCGCGGCGTGATCGAGATCGCCCCGCTTGCCTACATGCGCGGCCGCACGCTGAGTGATGCCTTCGTGGTGCTCGACGAGGCACAAAATACCACGCCCGAGCAGATGAAGATGTTCCTGACGCGCCTGGGCTTCAACTCCAAGTTCGTGATTACCGGCGACCTGAGCCAGCGTGACCTGGTGGGTCGTCGCGGCGGTCTTGCCGACGTTGAGCAGATTTTGGGCCGTGTCGACGATGTCGCATTTTCTCACCTCGAGCGTGCCGACGTGGTGCGCCATGCCTTGGTGGGGCGTATCGTCGAGGCATACGATGCTTATGATGATGTGCGCGAGAAACGCGTACGTGACCGAAAGGAGTCCCGTTGA